GAGACGTGAAAAAAACAAAAACGGCAGAGGTCGCTGAAGCGGTCTTTGCTTTAAATCCAATCAATAAAAGTAAAGGTATGGCAAACACGCCGCCGCCAAGGCCCAATAGACCGGCCGCAAAACCGATAACCATTCCGGAAATTCCTGCTATTAGAATGGTTTTGTTAGTAGAGGTGGGGGTCATTAATTTTGGTTTAAATGGTAGGAACATCCTTATGCCAGCTATTGTAAGAACAACTGCAAACAGGGCCAGAATGATATTATCGTTCAAGAATTGGTATGTATATGCCCCTAAGGGTGCAAATAACACTGATGTTATTATCAATGGAGATGCGAAGCCCAAAGCGATCATTTTCTCTTTATAATATGTCACAGAAGCCGAACCGGCTGTGATGCAATTGAGCAGCAAAGCCGTGGGTATGGCAATTTCAAAAGGAATTCCAAGCCAGTAGAACAAGGGCACATAAATTATTGCACCCCCCAGACCTACAATGGAAAATACAATAGAAACAAAAAAAACGATCAGTAATATTATTATAAATTCCATAGGTCAGGATTAATAAAGCGGTTTCTAGGCTAGCATTATTTCTTTAAATTTTTCGGCGGGAATATCCATTTCCACAAACAACGCATTCAGCAGTGCAATGACGCAAGATTAACTCCGCTGCGGGTTGTGACAAGCGAGGCTTCAACTCCCCCAATAGTCTTAAAACTGATCACCAGTTCTGTTAAACTTGATATGAGGTCTTGTGCCATAGATAAAACCCATTATACCTTTTTACAGGCATTTTTGATAATTATGAATTTATCTTTGCTCATAAATTAAACACAATATAAGGTTACCGATGTTATTATATACATTATTATTATTATAAAGATATATTCTTATTTAAATACCTTTAAATTGATGTGGAATATAATTCAATAGAATAACAATGAGGGGAAAATAACATTGGCAAGAGATTCGATCGGAGTAATTTTCGGGAAAACCGGAACACATGAATTTAGTTTTGCTGTGCCTGATAGCAGCCTGGTAAAACGTACTGATTATGTGAAAGTATGGCATGAGAATGAAGGCTGGACATTGGCACAAGTTATATCAATGACAAGCAGCAGTGAAGATTTTAAGCTAAATCAGGCTTCCGAAGCAGCCGGAGGCGCAAATGTTGAAAGTCCTGAAAGCAAACTTGTGGCTGAAGCTTCAGTAATTGGAAGCCGGAGCAAGGATGGATTATTAAGAGCGCCACGTACTCCATTTTCTCCCGGGGATAAGGTGTTTGCAGCAGATCATGACCTGATACGCTCGACCCTTGGATTGTCGCACGGTGATATTTATATCGGGTTATTGGAAGGGCAGGGTATTAAGGTATATCTTGGCATGGACAACCTGATACAGAAACATTGCAGTATCCTTGCAAAGACGGGCAGCGGGAAATCATATACTGCCAGCGTGATACTTGAGGAATTGCTTGAGAGAAAGGTTCCGCTGCTTATCATTGATCCCCACGGAGAGTATGGGTCACTGAAGGAACCGGGCTCATTTGACCAGAAAGCTTTTTATGAAAAATACGGAGTATCGCCGAAAGGATATGAGTCAGTTATCACTGTATATACTCCGGCAAATAAAGTACTGAACCCGGATGCTGATGAATTATTCAGGCTGGATGGCAAAAATATGGCTCCAAAGGACCTTATGCAGATCCTTCCTGATGAGAAATCCAGTAATCAGCAGGGACTGCTGTATGAAGCTATTACTAAGATCAAGGCCGAGCAGGAATCTTATGATCTTGAAGATATTATTTTTGAAGTGGGGAATAATAAGAGCAAGATGAAATGGAATGTGATCTCATCCCTGGAATCTTTGCGGGAAGCCGATATCTTATCAGACCAACCCACTACTATCAGTGAGCTGTTTGTCCCGGGTCGGGCTGCCATTATCGATATGAAAGGTGTTGAGCCAAAACTGCAGAATATGATGGTTGCAAAGCTGTGCACTGACCTATTCGAGGCAAGGAAATTGGGGCAGATCCCGGCCGGAATGCTGGTGGTGGAAGAGGCCCATAATTTCTGTCCTGAAAGGGGATTTGATAAGACCGCAAGTACTGAGATCCTGCGAACCATCGCATCAGAGGGCCGGAAATTCGGTTTGGGCCTGCTGGTGATCAGCCAGAGGCCGGCCAGGGTGGATAAGAACGTTCTGAGCCAGTGCAATACCCAGGTGATAATGAAGATGACCAATCCTAACGATCTGAAGGCAATCAGCAAGGGTCTGGAAGGTATCAGCAGTGAGGTGGAGGAGGAATTGAAACGCCTGCCGCCCGGGGTGGCAATGCTTGTCTCTAATGATATTGAGCATCCGGTACTTGTGGATATCAGAGTGAGAAAGAGCAAGCACGGCGGGGAAGCAGGGAAGATGGTAAAACCGATACCTATCCAGGAAGAGTTATCTGCAGAGGAGCCAAAACGGCAGGTTATTAAACCTGATATGCAGCCAGTGAATGTGCCTCCCAGAAAGGAACCTCAGAAGTCGGAAGGAAGCAGTCTGTTTAGAAAGGTGTTCGGTTCCGGGAAATAATATTTATTTTTTTGAACGATACCGGGCCGCAGCCTCTTTCAAAGCTTCGATACCAGGCAGTTTCTCTCCTGCCAGAAAATCGATACACGCCCCGCCGCCCGTGGATACATGGTCCAACCTTGAATCCATACCCAGCTGTTGCACTACTGCAGCGCTATGGCCGCCCCCGATCACACTGAACCCCGCCCGGGTGGCTGCCTGCATCAATTCCACCGTGCCTAAAGCGAAAGCATCCTTCTCGAACATTCCAGCCGGGCCGTTCATGATAACTGTCCCTGCGGCCTTGATCTCTTCTGAGAATGCCACAATGGTCTCCAGTCCTATGTCCAGGATGGGCAGGCCAGAATTATGGTTCTTATTAATCACATCGATGTATTCCTCAATACGTTCATTATTCTTATCCAGAGCCACATCAATGGGAAGTCCGATCTTATCATTGAATCTTTTCAGGAGCTTTTTGGCGATTTTTATCTGGTCAAAATAACCCTGTGACTGAATGAATTCCAAATTAGTTTTGCCGATATCCACACCTTTGGCTGCGAGGAAAACATTGGCTACTACTCCTGTCAGCAGTACCCTGTTAGCATTATTATTTGCCAATACAAATTCCGTGACCTTTAATGAATCATCCACCTTAGTGCCTCCCAGCACAAATATTGTGGGTCCGTCACTGTCATGTTCTCCCCTGCTCAAAGATGTGATCTCCTTATCCATCAACCTGCCCACCAGGCTAGGAAGAGTCCATGTAAATCCCATAATAGACAGGTGCGAGCGGTGAGAGACACCAAATGCATCATTCATATAAAAATCCATAAAAGGGGATAAACGCTTTACCATATGAGACGAGGCATGTTCCTGGGCTGACCGTTTCAAACTCTCTTCAGAAAAGAACCTGACATTCTCCAGCATAAGAATGTCTCCCTTCTTAAGTTTCTTTATCTCTGAAATGGCATTAGAGCCGAAAATATCATCTACATATGTTATGTCCCTGTCCAGAAGTCGTGACAATTGCTTTGCATGGGGTTCCATTGTAGTAAAATCACTTTTACCTGGCCGGCTTTGGTGGCTCATAAGTACCAGCTTTGACTCCTCCAGTTCCTTTACTGTAGTAAGAGAACTCCTGAACCGTTTATCATCAAGTATCCCGTTTTCAGGACCCATGGGCGAATTTAAGTCCAGCCTGCAAAGAACTGTTTTTCCCGAAAGATCAAAATCATCAATAGTAAGGTAATCTCTGGTTGACAAATATTATACCTCGATTCATTTACCTGGAAAGTGAATTATACAGTAAGGTAATTTAATCTTTCTATATTTGATAAAATTTTCAAAAAAAAGCTTGAAATAAGTAAATTCCAGCAATTCGGAATGTCGAGCAGAAAAAGAGAGGTTAGGGAGGGGGGGGTTAGTAATAAAAGACTCCAATCCTGCTCGACAAATATTATTATTAACATATAAGTATAAATACCTTCCCATAATATGATGGTGATGATGGATAACCAATAATATATTAAGAAGAATATACCCCATTAAAACATTTATATGCCACAACCACATATTAACCCCCTAAAAGAGGATTATCCAATAATGGTAATAGCAAGAGAACTGATCTTAATTGAAGCTCTTCCTTACATCAGGGAGTTCCATGATTCCATCATGGTGAT
The genomic region above belongs to Methanosarcinales archaeon and contains:
- a CDS encoding sulfite exporter TauE/SafE family protein, with amino-acid sequence MEFIIILLIVFFVSIVFSIVGLGGAIIYVPLFYWLGIPFEIAIPTALLLNCITAGSASVTYYKEKMIALGFASPLIITSVLFAPLGAYTYQFLNDNIILALFAVVLTIAGIRMFLPFKPKLMTPTSTNKTILIAGISGMVIGFAAGLLGLGGGVFAIPLLLLIGFKAKTASATSAVFVFFTSLSGLLGHVGIGNIDSDIMVYTGIAAFVGAQIGSRIMVSHVESKTILKILGIVLLIMAAKIIYNLT
- a CDS encoding ATP-binding protein, with amino-acid sequence MARDSIGVIFGKTGTHEFSFAVPDSSLVKRTDYVKVWHENEGWTLAQVISMTSSSEDFKLNQASEAAGGANVESPESKLVAEASVIGSRSKDGLLRAPRTPFSPGDKVFAADHDLIRSTLGLSHGDIYIGLLEGQGIKVYLGMDNLIQKHCSILAKTGSGKSYTASVILEELLERKVPLLIIDPHGEYGSLKEPGSFDQKAFYEKYGVSPKGYESVITVYTPANKVLNPDADELFRLDGKNMAPKDLMQILPDEKSSNQQGLLYEAITKIKAEQESYDLEDIIFEVGNNKSKMKWNVISSLESLREADILSDQPTTISELFVPGRAAIIDMKGVEPKLQNMMVAKLCTDLFEARKLGQIPAGMLVVEEAHNFCPERGFDKTASTEILRTIASEGRKFGLGLLVISQRPARVDKNVLSQCNTQVIMKMTNPNDLKAISKGLEGISSEVEEELKRLPPGVAMLVSNDIEHPVLVDIRVRKSKHGGEAGKMVKPIPIQEELSAEEPKRQVIKPDMQPVNVPPRKEPQKSEGSSLFRKVFGSGK
- the pgk gene encoding phosphoglycerate kinase; translated protein: MSTRDYLTIDDFDLSGKTVLCRLDLNSPMGPENGILDDKRFRSSLTTVKELEESKLVLMSHQSRPGKSDFTTMEPHAKQLSRLLDRDITYVDDIFGSNAISEIKKLKKGDILMLENVRFFSEESLKRSAQEHASSHMVKRLSPFMDFYMNDAFGVSHRSHLSIMGFTWTLPSLVGRLMDKEITSLSRGEHDSDGPTIFVLGGTKVDDSLKVTEFVLANNNANRVLLTGVVANVFLAAKGVDIGKTNLEFIQSQGYFDQIKIAKKLLKRFNDKIGLPIDVALDKNNERIEEYIDVINKNHNSGLPILDIGLETIVAFSEEIKAAGTVIMNGPAGMFEKDAFALGTVELMQAATRAGFSVIGGGHSAAVVQQLGMDSRLDHVSTGGGACIDFLAGEKLPGIEALKEAAARYRSKK